CGAGACCTCGCTGAGCACAACGGGCTGCCTGCCTGGCCTGGAGATGAGGAGGATGACAGCGGGGATGACACCTTTGATGAGGATAAGGAAGAGGGGGCAGGGCCTGCTTATGGCACTGGGGACACTGGAGGACATGGTgacagtagcagcagcagcagcagtgagagtgCAATGGCTCCACGCCACCACATCCGATACCGTGGTGGCTCCAGAtggggaggaggcagcagcagcagccaggaggatGATGAGGAGAACATTGGGTTGGGCAGTGAAGGCATGCAGGGTGACGACCCCTCCGTCTTCGACAACCTGGGTGGCAGGAACCGTGGCCGGGGGACCTCTGGCAGCCCCTGGGAGGAAGAAGACAGCCACTCCCCAGAGAATGAGGACACCAACTCCATAGAAGACAGTGAGGAAAAGAGTCAGTCACAGGAGAACAGCGAGGCCAGCAAGTCCAGGGAGGATAGCGGGTCCAGGGAGGATGGGGACAGCCCATCCCAGGAGGATGGGGACAGTCCTTCCAGGGAAGATGAAGACAGCCCATCCCAAGAGGATGGGGACAGCCCATCCCGGGAGGATGAGGACAGCCCATCACAGGAGGCATCAGATGAGGAGTCTGCAGAGGATGGCTCAGAGGAGGCAGTGAGTGCATCCCAGGGAcgcagcagcagggaggagagggcATCTGCAGAGGACAGAAGTGCTGTGTCTGACCTTGACActgaggaggagcagagcaggtcCAAAGAGGACAGCTTGGAGACAGAGGAAGACGTCTCCAAGCCTGACGAGGATGCTCCAAGTGCATCAACTGAGAGCCAGAGCTCATCCCCAGAGGGCAGCCAGGAGGACAGTGATGGTGAAGAGGACAGGGCAGTGAGCGAAGAGAGCACGTCCACAGAGAGCACCAACAGTGCATCCCCAGAagaggatgatgatgatgatgatgagcATTCCCAGGAGACTACCAGCCGTGGGGATGCCAGCTCACTGCGCAGCCTGACGAACCGTAGGCGGCGGCCAGGTGCCTACCACAGGAAGCAGGCTGCTGAGCTCGATGACAACGACTGCCAGGATGGGTACTGATGGCACTGCTGCGTCATTTGTTTGTGGTGGAGTCGGGTCAGcctctgcttctgcagacaGACAGGGTGAGGGCTGGCCATGTGGGCAGTGAGTGGTGGGGCTGGCTGTGGGGAATCCCGAGTCCTGACCTGCAGGTGGGGGCATCCCACTGCTCTCTCCTTGCCCTTGCTGCTGGGAGTCGCACACGGCATCACACCGGTGCACATTGCACCacgctgggggggggggggggcgtaTGTAATATTTTGTAAGAATTGTACAGAAAGCCTTCTATTGTAACCTCTTTATGTCCATGGCACTTATCTCTCCATGCTGAAATGTATCCTGTGTATGTCCTTGATTCACATTAAAACCATCAgaccccagtgctgcagctctgctctgtgatgtGGGGTCAGGGCTGGGGAGAGGGGACACAAACAGTGCATTCGGTGCACAACTGGAGAGAGGCACCACTTTGGCTCCATGTCTGGAATCAGgtttctgtgtagcagagctgaatctggagcagagctgcacaagCACCAGCCCACTGCCAGCTGAGAGCCAGTACTGAGCCATGTTTCTCCTGTGTGTGggatctgctgcagcacagtaTAGCCCCTACAATATACCAAGTCTATTTACTGTGCACAAAGTCCACTGAAGTGCATGAACTTCCAAACCCCTCTTGGTAAAAACAGCCTCCTGACATGCTGGTGCCCAGCTCCTCGTGCACACCTTGCAGCTCCGTGTTGCTGCTGAATCTGGatctacagcagcactgcacttAGCATTCATTCCCTTCACCTGTCTTCCTGCCACGTAGTGTGGGAAATGGCGTGAAACACAGATTGAACTGATGCAAGGAGCCAGGTCAGATGCTCATACCTAAGGCTTGATGCATTTAGGTGCACCATGACACCAAGCACCGTGAGCTCCTGcctgtgtttgctgtgcttATTTTTGGTGCTGAGGTTTCCTGCCAGCATAGCTGCAGGGAGATGGCACCGCCTCACCAAGCTGCAAAAATACCCACCGCACACTGCAACGTGCTGGGCAGCACCTGGATGGGGCATAGCTCCATGGGGCAGAGCACAGGGTGCCCtcctcaccttcctcctcctcctccttctcctggGGGCCCCTGCGTTCGTCATCACATGCCCTAATGAGCCCATTGTGGAGCCTGCAGGTGTTGAGTTGCGCTCTGTGGGGCCGAGCCCCATGTGTGGCACCACAGGGACATGGGGCTGGCTGGTGCCAGCCCTCACTCTGCCCTGCCAGCTAAAATAGGCACTGGGTATGCGGTCATTATGCCCCAGCTTTTTTTAGGGATCTTGGGTGAAATCAGCATTTTTAGAGTcaaagttctttttttaaaccagtgTCCCTctaattacattaaaaatcaCCCCTGGCAGCACTCTCCAATTAAATTTAGACTCCAACCTCAGCAAGCTTtgcctgtccccatccccatctccatcgCCATTGTTGATGCCCATCTCCATTTTACCCTCCAAGCACCACATTTTTCACCTCTTTAGCAGCGAGTGCAGTGTTGGCACTGGAAAACCACATTGCTTTTTTagatatttccttttatttttaattttttcttcttttttttttctttgtggcttTTCCTGGCCTGAGGTGGTGTTGGCTGAAAGCCGTGGCCAGCCCTGTGCGTCCCCTGTAATTATGACTGCAGGGACACCATGGGCAGCTGCGCCTTTGGGGATAGGGACAGGGTGGCCACTGGGGGCATGAGGGACCTCTCTGCCCCACTCAGATGTGGGAACGGCATGAGCTGTTCCCCAAAACCAGCTGATGTGGGGATGGAGGTGAGGACAGAAATTAGTGTGGTCTGACCTGCACTGACGGGAAGCACCATGTCCCCAGCCCATGTCACACCATGGGAGGTTGGGGCCGTGTGGTGGTCTCACTGCGGCTCTGTCCCGTGTGGTCTCTTCTTCATGTTACATAAAGGGACATCTCCAGGCAGTCTCCTCCTCTCACATTCTCAGCCTGTTCTCCATCAATGCTTTCACCCAAGGGACTGTGGTGAGGtcactctttcttcttttttgggTTACTTTACAGTGGCAGAATTTCCCAAAAAGGGaggcaacaaaaaaaaaagaaaaagaaaaaaagaaaaacaaaacaacccccaaaCCAGATTtcccaatatttattttaaccaaGGCCCAGCACATTATTATACCCTCCAGCCCTGGCCAGACCCTCAATTAAGTGCTGTGGCGCATCCCTCCTGGCAGCGGGGCACTTGAAAATTTGGGGGTTTTCTGGGCGGGCAGAGCCAGGGCAGGGCGGTGATGGGCTGTGGCGGGGGGGGGCCGCGGCTGCCTTATAACCCACAGGGCAGCAGCCGCAAGAAATCAGTGCTGGCCCAGTGGCACCATGAGGACAGCGCTGCTGCTCGCCTGCCTGCTGGCCACCGCCTCCGCCTTCTCAGTGAGGAGCTGGCTGCGCAGAGCCCGGGCTGGCGACTCAGAGGAGAATGCGGTAGGGTTGTGCCAAGACGGCGCTGGAGCATTGTGGACCCCAAAGCTGTGGGGCTGACTCCCTCCCTCTCCTGGCAGGTGTTGAAGAGCCGGCACCGGTACTATCTGTACCGCTACGCCTACCCGCCGCTGCATCGCTACAAGGTGGGTCCGTCAGGTTCCGTGGGTCCCCAGTCTCGTGTGCGGGGATATTGCCCCAGAAAACCTCTGCTGGGCTGAGGCTGCGATGCCCATGATGCTGATGGCAATGGCTCTACTCTCCCTTCACATAGGGCAGTGACTCCTCGGAGGAAGAGGGGGACGgctcagaggaggaggaagaagggggGGTGAGTATGGGCCTCCAGCGTGCAGAAATTCAGGGATTTGCATCTGAACCATCCCACAGATTTTTGGATGAGTGTGAGCCCCTTGTCGTGTCTCCTCCTCACTCCACAGGCACCGCCCCATGCAGGTACTCAGGCAGCAGGTGAGGGGCTGACCCTTGGGGATGTGGGGCCAGGGGGTGACGCTGCGTCCACCCATCAGGTGAGCTCTCTGAATTCAGAACCCTGAGGTGTGGCTGGTGCCGGGTTATTTACTTCCCTctccctgtgtgctgcagggctgcaaagGGGGCCAGAAGGGCACACGGGGTGATTCGGGCGATGAGGACAgtgatgaggaagaggaggaagaggaggaagaggaggaggaggaagtaGAAGAGGTAGAGGAGCAGGATGTCAGTGTCAATGGGACCAGCACCAACACCACAGCAGAGACACCCCATGGGAACAGCACTGTGGCAGCTgaggaggacgaggaggaggaggaggaggagggagaggaagaagaggaggaggaagctgaaGCCACCATCGCTACTGCCACCACTGTGCAGAATGAGGCGACCACGTTGGGCGATGATCAGCATTTTGAGGCCACTACAGCTGGGGAGCAGTGGGAGTACGAGGTGACAGTGGGAGCCCGCGGGGATGAAGGTCCCACTGAGGGCAGCTATGGGGACCAGGAAGGGCCACCACGTGGGGACAGCTACCGCGCCTATGAGGATGAGTATGGCTACTACAAGGGGCACGGCTATGACATCTATGGGCAGGATTACTACTATAGCCAGTGAATGAGTGGTGGAACACACATCACCGCCCTGGCCTGAGTACTGTCATCCATGTATCGCAGAAACGCAATAAAGCAACAAGTGGAGCTCATGCACAAGGCTTGGTTTGCTTCTGACCATATGTTGTGTGCGCCTTGGGGATCCCTGCAAGCCATGGGGTTACGATTGCTTGGGGTATGGACTTTGCACATTGCCTTCTTCCAGACAGCGGAGGATGACCCCTCAATGTGGTCCCTTCCCAAAAAGTGTTTTGGGGCACGGTGGGATAAATGCAGCATCTAATGGTGGAGGCAAGGCAATACTCAGGCAATAACCTCACAACATTGCACCCTgcccagccccataaccacaAATGCCCCGATAAGGCCCTGGGGTGGCTGCCAACATCAGGGCCTGGTCCCCACGTCAGCCCTGGCATTCCCATGGCCCTGTCCccactgcagcagggctggctgggcGCCGCACTAATTATCAGGCAATTGTGGCCCCGGTGCAGATATTTATACATCGTGCTTTCTGTTTGTGCGGCCAGGTGGAACATTTGATAGCTGCCTGCCACCACAGGCACATTTTTAGATGGAAATTACTCCCCCCCCGGCATCCGCGGACCTTGACAAATGGCTCTGGGCTGGAGCTGATTGGCTCTGGGCACCCCTGGGCAACTTTAAATTTCAGCACAGGGTGCAGAGCCCCCGGCATCGCCTGTGGAACTGGGCTCCAAGCAGCACAGGTAACCCCCTTTCCACCTCCCCcaggctgcaccacagggctgCACCTCACAGCGGGTCATGCTGTGCCCCCAGGAGCCAGCCAGGATGCGCGCAGCCCTCTTCTGCCTctgcctctgcctgctgggcaCCGTGCTGCCCACACCCGTGAGTATAGCACTGCCTCCGGGAATGCCCCTTTCAATGCCCCACTGAATAGGCCATCTAATGCCCCACTAACTGCTCCATCAACTACTCTGTCCAATACCCCATTAACTGCCCCTATAACTACCCCATTGAACACCCCATTAACTACTCTATTAACTATCCCATTGAATAGCTCATCCAATATCCCATCTAATACCCCATCAATTACTTGGTAAAATGCTCCATTATCTACCCCATTAACCGTCCCATCATATATGCCATCCAACATCCCATTAACTATCCCGTTAACTACTTTATTAACTATCCCGTTAACTACTTTATTAACTATCCCACTGAATACTCCATTCAATATCCCATCTAATGCTCCACACAATATCTCATCTAATACTCCAGCTACCTCATTAACTACTCAGTCAAATACCCCATATAACATCCCATGGAATATTCCATCAAATATCCCATTAACTATCCAGCTCAATAACCCATTGAACACTCCCATCAAATATCCCATTGGCTACTCCACCAAAAAACTATACTCCAATCAATAACCCCATCAAATACCCCACAAACTACCCCATCAAATACTCCCTTAATTATCCCCATCAAATATCTCGTTGACTATTCCATTGATAGCCCCATCTAATACCCTATTAACTAATCCATCAAGTAAACTATTACATATCCTGGTACCTTCTCTATCAACTACCCTATTAACTGCCTATCACATACTCCATCTAATACTCTATTAACTAACACATCAGTTAACATATTGGGATACCCCATTATATACCCCACTGATTACTTCATTGATCACCCCATTGAATACTCATCTAATACCAATACTTTCCTGCCTGCAGGTGCCACCTTCAGCCAGGGCAAGAGGAAACTGCCCTGGACAACACCAGGTAGGTCACATCCCACTAAAATGGgtgtggaaaaggagaaaagcaggacTTGAGTGCCATGGGATGGAGACATGGGGGTCAGGGCACACGTAAGTGATGGGATGGGAGGAAAtaattaattcttttctttttcacccaAGATACTGCTGAAAGGTTGCAACACCCAACATGGCTTCTTCTTCTTCAAGTTTATGCACTCCTTCATGAGGAGAAACCAGACACAGGTCAAGGTGAGCAGGATGGGGGCACAGCACGGGACCCTGGGGTGTTCCTGCTGCCTTGTGCCCACCCTCCCCATGCCCCCATAGAAAGAAGAAGGTGACCACCAGGGTACAATCCATGGCCGCTGGCTGGGTAAGGTGGACGGGGAGGCCCTAGGGCAAGGTGTTGGAAGCAGCCATGTGCCGGAGGACAAGGACAGCCCCAGGCCCCACAGCCACATCACTCCAGCAAGCAAAGCGGAAGGCCGTGCTCTGCGCCCCAGTACCGGTGACAGCAACGGTGTGTATCCCACCTCAACCAGCATGGAAGGCAGCGGTGACATGGGTTCAGTGTTGCTGGGGGAGATCATCAATGGCAAAGATGGCCTCCCCCAGAGCACCCACCCTAGTGAACCTCATGGAGATGTCGATGGTGGTAACAGTGTTACACTGGGGGGCCTGGTGGATGGGGCTGTgacagcagggagggagagggcCACCGATTCCGAaggggctgggggtgagggcAGCAGTCATGCCACTGTGCCTGACCAAGGGCAAGCGGGCACCATGGTGACAGGAGACTCTGCCATCACCTCTGTCACCAAGAAGGAGGATTTCCATGTGGATGCAGAAGACATAAAAGAGTTTGCATACATCCCCGATATGCATGCTGTCACCATCACCCGGGGGCAGGACGGTGAAACACATATCTCTCCGGAGGATGAGGTGCAGATTTTCATTGGAAGAGCCAACATCCAAGTGGGTGAGAATGACGGCAGTGTGGGTAGCACTGGTGCTACCAGCGAGGCCAATGTCATCCCTACGGCGGTGACTGCCAGGCCTCAGGGACACCCTGAGGAATCAGCCTCCATGGCCACCGTGCATCATGGGGACAGTGCCACCATCAGGCCTGGGGACCAACCTTCTGCAGGAAACAGTGGGGATGGTGCCACTGCCAACCACAGCGGACAAGAACTGGAGGCCCCTAGCCCTCGGGAGAGCACTGATGGTGATGCTACTGTCACCACGGCAGCCGGCAGCCAAAGTGGAAAGGGAAGAAGTGGGCAGAGACCAGTGGGGAAGCATAGCCTCCCAGCCACCATGACAACTCAGGGTGCCAGAGACACAACTTTCTCAGGGCTGACTATGGGGGACTGtagcactgctgccagcacactGTCTGAGAAAGGGAGCCAGGTGGCCACTGCAGGGCAAgaagggagcagggaggtggggacagcaggtccagagagaCAGAGGGCTAGGGTCCAGCAAGAGGTGGCACCAGCATCCGGTGTAGTGGAAGGAATGGTGGTCTCTGAGGGGCATGGGGCCAGGACCCAGCCGGAGGTGTCATCAGCACCCAGCACGGTGGAGACAGCAGCCCCAGAGAGGTATAGGAACAGGGATCAGCAAGGAGTAGCACCAGTATCTAGCATGGTGAGGGAAACAGAGACCCCAGAGAGGCACAGGGCCAGGATGCGACCAGAGTCAGCCAGGATGCGACCAGAgtcagccaggctgggacaaGCGGTGAGACCAGAGGTGGCACCGACACCCAACAAAGAGGGGAGAATTGTGGGCCCAGAGGGGCACCGGGCCAGGGTTTGGCCAggggcagcaccagcacctgGGATAATGCGAGTGGTCAGGCCAGCCCCCAGCAGAGTATATAATGGGGACAAAAGGGATGCCATGGGAAAGTCCACTGATGTGCCAAGGGATCCCTGGGTGTGGGGCAGCATCAACCCCCAGGTCCAGCACATCAGGGGCAGCACGGTGGCAGGGGGCTTTGCCCACCTGCATGGAGGGCAGAGGATGGGGAGCCTGACAGAGCTGGAGCGCTCCAGGCAGGTGGAGCAGGTGAGGCAAGCCGACCGGCTGCGCCTGCATGAGCGAGCCCTGTATGGCCTCAGTGGGGTGGGTGGCCCCCTTCCGCCCCTTGCAGCCCACGCTGAGCCCTGGAGCGCCGACAGCAGCCAGTCTTCTGAGGGGCAGTGGGGCAGCCGCAGTGACAGCGGTGAGGAGGATGGCGAGGTCAGAGGGTATCCCCACGGCCTAAGGTCCTTCTGAGGAGTGCCCTCAAAAGCATCAATCAGGGTGACGCAGCACCCTCTCGGCGGCATAGGGTAGCATTGTTTCCGAGGAAAGATGTGGGGAGAAAAGCCCTCCAGCCTCACCGtgcttctgaagaaataaaggcATTTCTGTCACTACCACTGCCGTTTGCCTAATTCTATCCCCAGCCCGAGCACATCCGCATGCCGGCTATGGCCAGCAATGAGCGTTGGGCACCATCTAGTGGGGAAACGTTTTGGTGGGGGAGCGCTCCGCAGCCTACACACCATCTAGGAATGGGATAAAAGCACCCAGCGGTGTGtttcatagaatcgtagaactGTTTGACTTGGAAGGAACCCTTCCAACCCTTCCAAGTTTCCCGACGAAAGGCTGCTTACCGGGGCGTTCCAGCAGAGTATGACTGCCATTGGCACAACGTCCTCGCTGGTTCAGTGAGGCTGCAGATGCTGGGGGAAGCCCTGGTTTATGGAGCTGTGACGCACTCCATCGCTGGTCCCAGCGTTGTCCCTGAGCTGGGAGCTGTCACCAGGTGGCGTTAGGGGCAGAGGTGTAGGGTTTCTTGTCCCGTCCCGCGCAGGAGGGAAGCCCGACATCCACACTGCAGTACTCTGCAGAAGCCGTAATGACTGCTACTGATGTTCAGCATCTCAGCACCTTCCTCATGAAGTGCGGTGGTTTttggctgcagccccagcaacAAAAGCATCCGGTTTTGTCAGGTGTCACTCCTTCCCAAGGCAACACGCACAAAAGGAGCTCAAAACTTCCCTAAGactgccctgccccacagctgttTAGCACCCAGGaagccccagccctgctttTTGGAAGGGCAGCAGCTATTCCTTGTCCCAGGCCACCAGCCTGTTTGCAAGCCCAGTCTGGAGATCTGCAGTGCTATGTCTGCCAGAGTAGGAATGAGCAGCAGGTGGGGCCACTACTACCTTAGGTTTCCTCCGCTACCCCAGCTGTCTCACCACCACTGTAGTCCTACCACCATCTCTCCAAGTTCTATCTAAtgtaccaccaccaccaccaccactgctCCAAAGCTCCAACCCCTGTCCAGCCATCACTTGGGTCCCGTTATCACCTCAGATCTTACAGTCTTACCCACCACCACTGCTCAAGAACCCACCCCATACCCCAACACCACCAGCACCTCGGTCCCACTAGCGCCCCAGATCCTCCCACCAACACTCCAGATCCCATCATCATTGCTATCACCACTGTCACCCAGGTCCCTCCACCCTCCTCCCTCCACCACTGCTTCTGGTTTCGCCCCAAGTCCCACTACCACCACCCCAGTCCTCCCATCACCCCAGGAATATCTGGGGGTAATTTTGCCATCTCTTTTCTCCCCATACCATAGATTGGTCTGCATCATCCTCAGCAAAAACCTCCTTCTGGACGTGAGAAATACACATCAGGGGATTCAGCTGTAATGTCTGTAGCACCTACAGGGAACAGGGTAGGAAGTGGCGGATGTTTTTTCAGCTCTGTGGGCTGAGTTTTCTAGAATCCTGCTGGAACATCCCCCATTGCCGAGCATGCAGACACGTATATGTgagggctgtggggagcagtGTTTGCACACAGGTTTTACAACTACCTGAGATCAGAACGGGGTTTGTCATGTCCAGCAGAGGCTCACAAGCACGCGCGTGTTGCGGCATATGTTTACTCTTTGGAGAACTGCATTTATAGACAGGGAGAAAGGAGCAGCAGGCCAGCTGTCATTATAGGTTGTGGCAGCCCATCCTAGACCGCTGCCCTAAACAGGAAGGCAAAGAGACGTCTGTCCTTCTTCAGTGTTACAAACCAAACCCattgcagtgttttgaaatgtaCAACCCATAGCTCAAAATAGCCCCATTCTTGTGCTTTGGGTTCTATTTGCAATTATACCTTGTGACAGGAAGATCACCATGTCAATTACATTTCACAGAAGACACgtttctcctctgctttcctaGACTGTCCTGCAAGAGATtactgcactgaaagaaaaacacaaacaagccAACCgcctgctgtttgctttggaaagccccatttctcccccccccccctctcctcccGCACTAGTTAGGGCAGGTTCTGTGCGGATCAAGATTTCCTGGAGAGTAGTAGCTGATGGGAAATCATTTAGAGAAACATGGGCATAGCTGTGGGTTAGGGGTGAGATTTGAGCTTCTCTCAGGCATCATTGCCATGTCTGATGTGTAGGCGGTGCTGAGCCAGGAGCTGACAATTGATGAGCAAAGTGATGTGGCACCAGTGATCCTTTTTTAAGCCTTCCCTGGGACTGATAAGTGCATGATCAGCAAGGACCAGTTTATCCTGTGCAGCAACAGTGCAAAAGTGGGTCCATGCAGGGACAAAATTAACATTAACACAGGATAGTTTGTGTCagaaaggacccttaaaggccacctagtccaactcccctgcagtgaacagggacacctacagatCCATCatgtgctcagagccccatccagcctgactctgAATGTATCTGGAGACGGGACATCCACCAGccctctggacaacctgtgtCAGTACCTCATCACCCTTAGTATAAAAAATTTCatcctgatatccaatctaaattaCCTGTGCTAAATCTGATTTGAACCTCTTGTTTTAATATCATGCTAAGTATATGCCAGGTAGAATTGAAGTCTGAACATCTTCCTGTGATTGTTGCCAGGAAGCTACGTGGCTTTAGTTGTATTTACCCTTGGTGGAATTTCTAAGTTATCCAGCCCTCCTCTTCCCATCTCAAGCCTCAAGCAGGGAGTTCAGGTTATTTGCATTAGGATTTCTGGCATTGCGCACATCCAGAGTGTTGGttttttccatttactttaTTACTTCTGTATGACTCAGAACTCCAGAATTTCATTAGGTGCAGTGAGGGGTATGTCACACATtaactctgtgtgtgtgtttctatacCTGTGCCTGTGACCCAGCATAGCAGTGCTATAGgaatagaaccacagaatatcctgaattgACAGGGATCCATAAGTAGCAATGAGTCCAATTCCTGGCTACACACtgcaccacccaaaatccaaaccctgtaTCTGATGGCACTGACCAAAGGCTCCTTGAGTTCCGACAGCTTGAGGCCATGACCACTACCCTGGAGATCCTGTGCCATACCTACCAACAGCTACCACCTTGCTCCCAACCCAgccctgcctcctgctgcctggTTGATTGCTTGGCTGCAGCTTAAGCCGTGTTTCAACATCAGCTATTTTGGGCCTAGAGGATGGAGTTTCTCCATACAGAATGGAAGTTTCTTCCCAAAACTGTGTGTCATCCTCTATGCTCACAT
This DNA window, taken from Excalfactoria chinensis isolate bCotChi1 chromosome 4, bCotChi1.hap2, whole genome shotgun sequence, encodes the following:
- the DMP1 gene encoding dentin matrix acidic phosphoprotein 1, encoding MLCCPQDAAPGDVANALGPVLGDEDHGHLRANVGPWDTSDADVAIGNHVERDLAEHNGLPAWPGDEEDDSGDDTFDEDKEEGAGPAYGTGDTGGHGDSSSSSSSESAMAPRHHIRYRGGSRWGGGSSSSQEDDEENIGLGSEGMQGDDPSVFDNLGGRNRGRGTSGSPWEEEDSHSPENEDTNSIEDSEEKSQSQENSEASKSREDSGSREDGDSPSQEDGDSPSREDEDSPSQEDGDSPSREDEDSPSQEASDEESAEDGSEEAVSASQGRSSREERASAEDRSAVSDLDTEEEQSRSKEDSLETEEDVSKPDEDAPSASTESQSSSPEGSQEDSDGEEDRAVSEESTSTESTNSASPEEDDDDDDEHSQETTSRGDASSLRSLTNRRRRPGAYHRKQAAELDDNDCQDGY
- the IBSP gene encoding integrin-binding sialoprotein — its product is MRTALLLACLLATASAFSVRSWLRRARAGDSEENAVLKSRHRYYLYRYAYPPLHRYKGSDSSEEEGDGSEEEEEGGAPPHAGTQAAGEGLTLGDVGPGGDAASTHQGCKGGQKGTRGDSGDEDSDEEEEEEEEEEEEEVEEVEEQDVSVNGTSTNTTAETPHGNSTVAAEEDEEEEEEEGEEEEEEEAEATIATATTVQNEATTLGDDQHFEATTAGEQWEYEVTVGARGDEGPTEGSYGDQEGPPRGDSYRAYEDEYGYYKGHGYDIYGQDYYYSQ
- the LOC140251730 gene encoding ovocleidin-116-like; translated protein: MLCPQEPARMRAALFCLCLCLLGTVLPTPVPPSARARGNCPGQHQILLKGCNTQHGFFFFKFMHSFMRRNQTQVKKEEGDHQGTIHGRWLGKVDGEALGQGVGSSHVPEDKDSPRPHSHITPASKAEGRALRPSTGDSNGVYPTSTSMEGSGDMGSVLLGEIINGKDGLPQSTHPSEPHGDVDGGNSVTLGGLVDGAVTAGRERATDSEGAGGEGSSHATVPDQGQAGTMVTGDSAITSVTKKEDFHVDAEDIKEFAYIPDMHAVTITRGQDGETHISPEDEVQIFIGRANIQVGENDGSVGSTGATSEANVIPTAVTARPQGHPEESASMATVHHGDSATIRPGDQPSAGNSGDGATANHSGQELEAPSPRESTDGDATVTTAAGSQSGKGRSGQRPVGKHSLPATMTTQGARDTTFSGLTMGDCSTAASTLSEKGSQVATAGQEGSREVGTAGPERQRARVQQEVAPASGVVEGMVVSEGHGARTQPEVSSAPSTVETAAPERYRNRDQQGVAPVSSMVRETETPERHRARMRPESARMRPESARLGQAVRPEVAPTPNKEGRIVGPEGHRARVWPGAAPAPGIMRVVRPAPSRVYNGDKRDAMGKSTDVPRDPWVWGSINPQVQHIRGSTVAGGFAHLHGGQRMGSLTELERSRQVEQVRQADRLRLHERALYGLSGVGGPLPPLAAHAEPWSADSSQSSEGQWGSRSDSGEEDGEVRGYPHGLRSF